CCCGCCCGACGTCGTGCTGATGGACATTCGTCTCCCCCAGATGAGCGGCATCGAATGTGTCCAACGCTTGCGGGAACGCCTGCCCGAGCTGCAGATCATGATGCTCACCATGTTTGAGGACGACGAGCTGGTCTTCAACTCGCTGAAGGCCGGCGCCACTGGCTACATTCTGAAGAAGACGCCCCCGGCCGAATTGCTCGATGCCATCCGCAACCTCTACAACGGCGGCTCGCCGATGTCCAGCCAGATTGCCCGCAAAGTCGTGCAGGCCTTTCAGCAAATCAGCCAGTCGCACAAGGATACCGAAAGCCTGACCGAGCGCGAGGCCGAGATTCTTGCCCATCTTGCCCGGGGTTACCACGACAAAGAGATTGCCGAACAGCTTTTTGTCAGCGTCGAAACCGTGCGCACGCACATCCGCAACATCTACAAGAAGCTCCACGTTCACAGCCGCACCGAAGCCGCCCGCAAGTTCTACGGCCGCTGAGCTTCCTCCAATCATCTGGGATTGGCCCTCTTCCTGCCTGCCTCCCTCTTCTTGCTTTTTGCCCTCTGCTCCTTGCCCCTTGCCCTCGCCTACTCCAAAATGATGAGGCCGCGCCCTCCTCTGCCAACTACGAGTAGAAAAACTACTGCATTCGCGGGATTGTGCCTGAAGCGGCACTTCACTATGTTGCTGACACAAC
Above is a genomic segment from bacterium containing:
- a CDS encoding response regulator transcription factor, whose protein sequence is MPIKIAIVEDNEEIREGLCVLVDGSPGFTCAAVYPDAEQALQYLPDDPPDVVLMDIRLPQMSGIECVQRLRERLPELQIMMLTMFEDDELVFNSLKAGATGYILKKTPPAELLDAIRNLYNGGSPMSSQIARKVVQAFQQISQSHKDTESLTEREAEILAHLARGYHDKEIAEQLFVSVETVRTHIRNIYKKLHVHSRTEAARKFYGR